TGTTTCAAAATTATCGAGAATGAGTAAACAACGCAAAGCCTGCAAGTATTCAATCAATCGTGAAATTTTACCACCTACTGTATCTGGTAAGTGAACTTCCTGCTGTTGGGAAATAAATTTGATCAGCACTGTCAATAATGCATTCAGCGATCGAGCGTCGCGGAGACTGCGCCAGATGGCAAACTCAAAGCAGTCTTGCACGCTTTGTGCAACTTTCACTGATAAAGTAGTTTTACCGATCCCACCTATACCCGCCAGGGCTGATTCATTGATAATAGAAAAATGACAATGAAAGGGGTGCTGGCTTTT
This portion of the Chroogloeocystis siderophila 5.2 s.c.1 genome encodes:
- a CDS encoding NB-ARC domain-containing protein, which encodes KSQHPFHCHFSIINESALAGIGGIGKTTLSVKVAQSVQDCFEFAIWRSLRDARSLNALLTVLIKFISQQQEVHLPDTVGGKISRLIEYLQALRCLLILDNFETIFSSNQEID